The sequence below is a genomic window from bacterium.
CAAGATTCACATTAAGGGAGCTACTACTGATTTTGAACAAGAGGTAAAATCTTTACAGGTAGATCATCAAGATGTTTCTGAAGTCAAAAAAGGCGAAGAGGCAGGGATGAAGGTTGATGATCGCGTAAGAGAAGAAGACAAGGTTTTTAAAATTGTGGAGTAAAGCAAAAACAACCTCTATGGGCAAAGAGGTATATGTTTTAATGGTGAGTGATTTGCATGATAACATTAAAGGTTTAGAGAAGCTTAAAAATTGGGTATCAAAATTCAAACCCCAGCTAATTATTAGTGCCGGAGATATCACTTCTCTTAATGTCCCTGACCAAATAGAAAGGTATAAAAATTTTCTCAAAACAATTGGTTGGCCAAAACAAAAAGTTTGGGCAATTGAAGGAAATAACGAACAAAAACAAACCGCAGAGTGGCTTAAAAGCAAAAAGATATATTTAAAAGAAAAACACTTTTATGGCTTTCGCTGGGTAGGCATAGGGGGTTGGGGAGAAACAACTCCCGCCCTAAAGCCATTTGACCAAAAAACAATCCTGATTACCCATATGCCGCCACAAAATATCTCTAAACATATTAACACCCCTAAATTTCATTTCTTTGGCCACTTACATCGGCCTTTTTTAAAAAGGAAATTATCAAACTTAACCTTGGTTCAAATCCCCCCTTTAATAAATCAGCAAGCTTTATTGTTTATTCTTCCTTCAGAAAAAATTAAACTTTTAGATTAATGTTTATTAAAATTGCCATTATTGTTGCTGTTTTAGTCGGTGCTTTTTTGGTTTTCCGTCTTTTGTTGTTTCTGGTGCGCTCTACCTTGGGTATAGGGTGGGGTATTATTAAGGCATTGTTTTTGGCTCTGTTTTTGCTTGTCTTGGGAGCAATAATAGTTTATCTTTATTTACGTTTTAAAATGTTGTCTTTCTTTAATTTGGGGTTATGAAATTAAAACTCAAAAAAAGTTTTACCCAGAGTTTAGCTGAAAATTTCAAGCTTCTTCTGGGCTATGCTCTGGGTTTAGTATCAGCTTTGGCTTGGAATGACGCTATTCAGTCATTTATCAAAACGATTTTTCCAAAAGAGTCGCTTTCCTCTCTTTTAGTTAAGTTTATTTATGCTATAATAATTACCGTTTTGGCTGTAATTGTTATTTTTCTCATAACTAAGCTGGAAAAGATTATCCCGGCTAAACTTCAAAAAACTAAAAAACAAGCAAGGAGGAAAAATGGCTGAAACAAAAATCGAAATCTACAAAACCCCTACTTGTCCTTACTGTTCTATGGCAGAAGAGTATTTTCAATCTCTGAATCTCCCTTATGTTGCTTATGATTTAACTCAACAGCCAGAAAAAGCTCAAGAAATGATGCAAAAATCAGGCCAAACCGGCGTGCCAGTAATAGTTTTAAATAAAAACGGGGAAGAAAAAGTAATCGTTGGCTTTAACAAACCTGAAATAGAAAGTTTTCTCAACATCAAAGAAAGCTAATGAATGAGAAAAAAATAAAACGGGAACTAAAAAAGCGTTATCGTTATTCTAAAAATATTTTTTATATCTTGCTGGCTCTAGTAATCATTTTGATCCTTATTGACTTAGCCCTCTTTTTTGTTTTTAAGGCAGTCAAAAGAGAAAACACCATAAAAGTTAATGTGGAAGGTATAAGCACAGAAGAAGGACAAAATTTAGAGGAGTATTTAAACCAAAAATAATGTCACCACTTACAACCTTTGAACTATTTGGGATTAAGTTGCAAGTATGGGGAGTGTTTTTTGCTTTAGGCACTATTCTATCTTTTTTGCTTTTTATTGCTTTAGCCAAAAAAGAAAAAATCTCTTTAGATTTAACTTATAATTTATATTTTTTGAGCTTTTTTTCTGCCTTGATAGGAG
It includes:
- a CDS encoding glutathione S-transferase N-terminal domain-containing protein, translating into MAETKIEIYKTPTCPYCSMAEEYFQSLNLPYVAYDLTQQPEKAQEMMQKSGQTGVPVIVLNKNGEEKVIVGFNKPEIESFLNIKES
- a CDS encoding metallophosphoesterase family protein, yielding MGKEVYVLMVSDLHDNIKGLEKLKNWVSKFKPQLIISAGDITSLNVPDQIERYKNFLKTIGWPKQKVWAIEGNNEQKQTAEWLKSKKIYLKEKHFYGFRWVGIGGWGETTPALKPFDQKTILITHMPPQNISKHINTPKFHFFGHLHRPFLKRKLSNLTLVQIPPLINQQALLFILPSEKIKLLD